A window of Macrotis lagotis isolate mMagLag1 chromosome X, bilby.v1.9.chrom.fasta, whole genome shotgun sequence contains these coding sequences:
- the ZFAND1 gene encoding AN1-type zinc finger protein 1 isoform X2 — MAELDIGEHCQVEHCRQKDFLPFVCDGCSGIFCLEHRSRESHGCSEVNIKSERLKTDDHSSYPCSYKDCNGKELVPVLCPFCEKNFCLRHRHQSDHECEKLELPQARMSVTQQLVKDIIDSKKGAVISKGRRGAKNSETAAKVALMKLKMHADGDKSLPQTERIYFQVFLPKGSKEKSKPMFFCCKWSIGKVVDFAASLANLKNENNKTMAKLRLCNIATGEALPSDQSLDTWITNEDCPLYNGGNIILEYLNNDEQFLENADSYLK, encoded by the exons attttcttccatttgtgtGTGATGGCTGTTCAGGAATATTCTG TCTTGAGCACAGAAGCAGGGAGTCTCATGGCTGTTCTGAG GTGAACATAAAAAGTGAGAGATTGAAGACCGATGACCATTCATCTTACCCGTGTTCATACAAGGACTGCAATGGAAAAGAGCTCGTACCAGTGTTATGTCCCTTTTGTGAAAAGAATTTTTGCCTTAG ACACCGGCATCAATCAGACCACGAATGTGAAAAACTGGAACTTCCCCAGGCTCGGATGTCTGTCACACAGCAGCTTGTTAAAGATATCATag attctaaGAAAGGGGCAGTAATTAGCAAAGGTCGCAGAGGTGCAAAGAACAGTGAAACTGCAGCAAAagttgcactgatgaaattaaaaatgCATGCTGATGGAGATAAATCTTTGCCACAG ACAGAAAGAATTTACTTTCAGGTATTCTTACCTAAGGGGAGCAAGGAGAAAAGCAAGCCCATGTTCTTTTGTTGTAAATGGAGTATTGGCAAAGTCGTGGATTTTGCAGCTTCATTGGCCAACCTTAAAAATGAGAACAACAAAACAATGGCCAAG TTAAGATTGTGTAACATTGCAACAGGAGAAGCCTTACCTTCAGATCAGTCTTTGGACACCTGGATTACTAATGAAGATTGCCCTTTATATAATGGTGGAAATATTATCTTAGAATATCTTAATAATGATGAACAATTTTTGGAAAATGCTGATTCGTACTTAAAGTAG
- the ZFAND1 gene encoding AN1-type zinc finger protein 1 isoform X1 — translation MAELDIGEHCQVEHCRQKDFLPFVCDGCSGIFCLEHRSRESHGCSEVNIKSERLKTDDHSSYPCSYKDCNGKELVPVLCPFCEKNFCLRHRHQSDHECEKLELPQARMSVTQQLVKDIIDSKKGAVISKGRRGAKNSETAAKVALMKLKMHADGDKSLPQTERIYFQVFLPKGSKEKSKPMFFCCKWSIGKVVDFAASLANLKNENNKTMAKKLRLCNIATGEALPSDQSLDTWITNEDCPLYNGGNIILEYLNNDEQFLENADSYLK, via the exons attttcttccatttgtgtGTGATGGCTGTTCAGGAATATTCTG TCTTGAGCACAGAAGCAGGGAGTCTCATGGCTGTTCTGAG GTGAACATAAAAAGTGAGAGATTGAAGACCGATGACCATTCATCTTACCCGTGTTCATACAAGGACTGCAATGGAAAAGAGCTCGTACCAGTGTTATGTCCCTTTTGTGAAAAGAATTTTTGCCTTAG ACACCGGCATCAATCAGACCACGAATGTGAAAAACTGGAACTTCCCCAGGCTCGGATGTCTGTCACACAGCAGCTTGTTAAAGATATCATag attctaaGAAAGGGGCAGTAATTAGCAAAGGTCGCAGAGGTGCAAAGAACAGTGAAACTGCAGCAAAagttgcactgatgaaattaaaaatgCATGCTGATGGAGATAAATCTTTGCCACAG ACAGAAAGAATTTACTTTCAGGTATTCTTACCTAAGGGGAGCAAGGAGAAAAGCAAGCCCATGTTCTTTTGTTGTAAATGGAGTATTGGCAAAGTCGTGGATTTTGCAGCTTCATTGGCCAACCTTAAAAATGAGAACAACAAAACAATGGCCAAG AAGTTAAGATTGTGTAACATTGCAACAGGAGAAGCCTTACCTTCAGATCAGTCTTTGGACACCTGGATTACTAATGAAGATTGCCCTTTATATAATGGTGGAAATATTATCTTAGAATATCTTAATAATGATGAACAATTTTTGGAAAATGCTGATTCGTACTTAAAGTAG